One segment of Carya illinoinensis cultivar Pawnee chromosome 13, C.illinoinensisPawnee_v1, whole genome shotgun sequence DNA contains the following:
- the LOC122291214 gene encoding probable xyloglucan endotransglucosylase/hydrolase protein 32 codes for MQSHSSFFFMAPLLYLILCFMSSSSSAQGPPSPGYSPSSKINSINFDQGFRNLWGPQHQRVDQGSITLWLDSSTGSGFKSLHAYRSGYFGADIKLQSGYTAGVITSFYLSNNEDHPGNHDEIDIEFLGTTPDKPYTLQTNVYVRGSGDGNIIGREIKFHLWFDPTQDYHRYAILWNPSEIIFLVDDVPIRRYPRKSDATFPSRPMYVYGSVWDASSWATEDGKYKADYQYQPFIGRYTNFKLGGCTDDGAASCSPASASPSGSSGLSQQQYSALEWVQRTYLVYNYCQDAKRDHTLTPEC; via the exons ATGCAATCTCATTCCTCCTTCTTCTTCATGGCTCCTCTTTTGTACCTTATTCTTTGTTTCATGTCTAGTTCAAGCAGTGCTCAGGGTCCACCATCACCTGGCTACTCCCCAAGTTCAAAAATCAATTCCATCAACTTTGATCAAGGCTTTAGAAACCTCTGGGGTCCTCAGCATCAGAGAGTAGACCAGGGCTCAATAACACTCTGGCTTGATAGTAGCACAG GAAGTGGGTTCAAGTCGTTGCATGCATATCGATCTGGGTATTTTGGTGCTGACATCAAGCTCCAATCTGGCTACACTGCTGGGGTCATAACATCATTCTAT CTTTCAAACAACGAAGACCACCCGGGGAACCATGATGAAATCGATATTGAGTTTCTGGGAACTACGCCCGATAAGCCATATACTCTGCAGACGAATGTATATGTCAGAGGCAGTGGGGATGGAAATATTATTGGAAGAGAGATCAAGTTTCATCTCTGGTTTGATCCCACGCAAGATTATCACAGATATGCTATACTGTGGAATCCTTCTGAGATAAT ATTCCTAGTGGATGATGTGCCAATAAGGAGGTATCCAAGAAAAAGTGATGCCACATTTCCATCAAGGCCAATGTATGTGTACGGCTCGGTTTGGGATGCATCATCTTGGGCAACTGAGGATGGAAAATACAAAGCTGATTATCAATACCAGCCCTTCATCGGTAGGTACACAAATTTCAAACTAGGTGGCTGCACCGACGACGGGGCCGCATCATGCAGCCCGGCCTCTGCGTCTCCGTCTGGCTCCAGCGGCCTGAGCCAACAGCAGTACTCAGCCTTGGAATGGGTGCAGAGGACCTATTTGGTTTACAATTATTGTCAGGATGCAAAGAGAGACCACACCCTCACACCCGAGTGTTAA